One Desulfovibrio sp. ZJ209 genomic window carries:
- a CDS encoding EamA family transporter — MSSSSFALYWPLALVVFANVLYNLSAKSVPRGCSPWTVLVVTYLTASFLSFVSYFLFEKDRDFLASLAHTNWTGFVLGLSMVGLEVGYIFIYRTGWKISVASLLVNVLLAVLLLFIGLVFYREHLNMRQLAGICLCLLGSFLIMQE; from the coding sequence ATGTCCTCTTCGTCATTCGCGCTCTACTGGCCGCTGGCGCTCGTCGTTTTCGCCAACGTCCTCTACAATCTCTCGGCCAAGTCCGTCCCCCGGGGGTGTTCGCCGTGGACGGTGCTGGTGGTCACCTATCTCACGGCCTCCTTCCTGTCCTTCGTCTCGTATTTCCTGTTTGAAAAGGACAGGGATTTTCTCGCTTCGCTCGCGCACACGAACTGGACAGGCTTTGTGCTCGGCCTCTCCATGGTGGGCCTCGAAGTGGGCTATATCTTTATATACAGGACGGGCTGGAAGATCAGCGTGGCCTCGCTGCTCGTGAACGTGCTGCTCGCCGTGCTCCTGCTCTTCATCGGGCTCGTTTTCTACCGGGAGCACCTGAATATGCGCCAGCTCGCGGGAATCTGCCTCTGCCTGCTCGGGAGCTTCCTCATCATGCAGGAGTAG